A single region of the Zonotrichia leucophrys gambelii isolate GWCS_2022_RI chromosome 9, RI_Zleu_2.0, whole genome shotgun sequence genome encodes:
- the RUBCN gene encoding run domain Beclin-1-interacting and cysteine-rich domain-containing protein isoform X3: MAADVTPQYRKEHWKLLGNLKTTVEGLVSISNPNVWSKYGGLERLCRDMHSILYHGLIHDKVCCRQKDYWHFVKDIRWLSPGSAHHLEKFISLQESGQRDPEGPGDQAIAQLWLQHSLQCHCLSAQLRPLLGNRQYIRKFYTDTAFLLSDAHVTAMLQCLEAVEQNNPRLLAQIDTSMLAGTSLPSLCASEPSAGTRDMCEHSAEGHQSRLPGALGCLDHVTESLLTRKSNNPSPVTKSQSLTALAASPCAPAAPCTQQRCFGSFSSLQHPASSGLSGIKDRRPVSSCGSSNSSQPQERCPSTRSSSFSEGRSPLEQPSSATRFHVPSHKDPLSPASEMSSSTTSQSEDTWTGSQDDPQSDVNDGPEYLAIGNLGRRGRACSSSSTSSTKSSSSSKLFSSSSSQKLDSVSSLGEQGASGGGSRGLSLLRRSSFSEGQSSAPQGILKKSHVRSHSDTNVTSGKLHGGLRDITIIIEDPVAESHGDPSGGRGPVCASTQSSELSTPSSLYMEYDSGQYLSSGEGMFRRPSEGQSLISYLSEQDFGSCADLEKENAHFSISESLIAAIELMKCNMMSRQLEEEEEDSDKEIQELKQKIRIRRQQIRTRHLFPACQELGSDSLMATDSGSQFSSHGSMRLSDSGSAEDVEEYEIRDGNDGSNLIQMSKNGLSVSMASLFSDADIKRNPDSSRKSFLSSDSISHSFLNSNSAEAVAMGLLKQFEGMQLPAASELEWLVPEHDAPQKLLPIPDSLPISPDDGEHADIYKLRIRVRGNLEWAPPRPQIIFNVHLAPARKVAVAKQNYRCAGCGIRTDPDYIKRLRYCEYLGKYFCQCCHENAQTVIPSRILRKWDFSKYYVSNFSKDLLSKIWSDPLFNVQAINPALYQKVKALNQVRLLRIQLFHMKNMFKTCRLAKDLLDSFDTVPGHLTEDLHLYSLSDFSAIKKGDLMPRLTELLKAGSLHIDKCMLCQAKGFICEFCQNEDDIIFPFELNKCKTCEECKACYHKSCFKSSRCPRCERLQARRERLDRQCTEPDSSDCEGELQLPEPGPAT; encoded by the exons GAAAGAGCACTGGAAGCTCCTTGGCAACTTGAAGACCACAGTGGAAGGTTTGGTTTCCATCAGCAACCCAAATGTCTGGTCCAAGTATGGTGGCTTGGAACGGCTCTGCAGAGACATGCACAGCATCCTCTACCATGGACTCATCCATGACAAG GTGTGCTGCAGACAGAAGGATTACTGGCACTTTGTGAAGGACATTCGCTGGCTGAGCCCGGGCTCTGCTCATCACCTGGAGAAG TTCATCAGCCTGCAGGAGAGTGGCCAGCGTGACCCCGAGGGCCCAGGGGACCAAGCCattgcccagctgtggctgcagcacagcctgcagtgccACTGCCTGTCAGCTCAGCTCAGGCCGCTCCTGGGGAACCGGCAGTACATTAGGAAGTTCTACACAG ATACTGCCTTCCTGCTCAGTGACGCCCACGTCACGGCcatgctgcagtgcctggaggcTGTTGAGCAGAACAACCCCAGGCTACTGGCTCAGATTGACACCTCCATG TTGGCCGGCACGtcactgccatccctgtgcGCGTCAGAGCCTTCTGCTGGGACAAGGGACATGTGTGAGCACAGTGCTGAGGGACACCAGAGCCGTCTGCCGGGAGCACTGGGCTGCCTGGATCATGTCACTGAGAGCCTG CTTACCAGGAAAAGTAACAATCCATCTCCAGTGACCAAGAGTCAGAGCCTGACTGCCCTCGCTGCATCCCCGtgtgcccctgctgccccctgcACTCAGCAGCGCTGCTTTGGGTCCTTCTCCAGCCTCCAGCATCCAGCCTCCTCTGGCCTCTCAGGTATCAAGG ACAGGAGACCAGTGAGTTCCTGTGGCAGCTCCAactccagccagccccaggagcGCTGCCCATCCACCCGCTCCTCCTCCTTCAGCGAGGGCAGGTCccctctggagcagcccagctctgccacccgCTTCCACGTCCCCTCACACAAAGACCCTCTCTCTCCAGCCAGCGAGATGAgctccagcaccaccagccAGAGTGAGGATACTTGGACAGGGAGTCAGGATGATCCACAGAGTGACGTCAATGACGGGCCAGAGTACCTGGCCATTGGGAACCTgggccgccggggccgggcgtgcagcagcagcagcaccagcagcaccaagagcagcagcagctctaaactcttctcctccagcagctcccagaagcTGGACTCAGTCTCGTccctgggggagcagggggcaagcggaggtggcagcaggggcCTGAGCCTCTTGCGCCGGTCCAGCTTCTCAGAGGGACAGTCCTCAGCTCCACAGGGCATCCTCAAGAAGAGCCACGTGCGCTCACACTCTGACACCAACGTGACTTCTGGGAAGTTGCACG GAGGCCTCAGGGATATCACCATTATAATAGAAGATCCAGTGGCAG AGTCCCACGGTGATCCCAGTGGAGGGAGAGGGCCGGTCTGTGCTTCCACGCAGAGCAGTGAACTGAGCACACCCAGCTCCCTCTACATGGAGTATG ACTCTGGGCAGTACCTGAGCTCGGGGGAAGGGATGTTCAGGAGACCTTCTGAAGGGCAGTCCCTCATCAGCTACCTCTCTGAGCAGGACTTTGGCAGCTGTGCAGACCTGGAGAAG GAGAACGCCCACTTCAGCATCTCAGAGTCCCTGATCGCTGCCATTGAGCTGATGAAATGCAACATGATGAGccggcagctggaggaggaggaggaagacagTGACAAGGAGATCCAGGAGCTTAAACAAAAGATTCGCATTCGGCGCCAGCAGATCCGCACCAGGCACCTGTtccctgcctgccaggagctgggctcagaCA GTCTCATGGCAACAGACAGTGGGTCCCAGTTCAGCTCCCACGGCTCCATGCGCCTCTCTGACTCTGGCTCTGCCGAGGATGTGGAAGAGTATGAGATCCGAG ATGGTAACGATGGATCTAACCTGATTCAAATGTCCAAGAACGGCCTCTCAGTGTCAATGGCTTCCTTGTTCTCAG ATGCAGACATCAAGAGGAACCCAGACTCCAGCAGGAAGTCCTTTCTCTCCTCGGACTCCAT ATCCCACTCCTTCCTCAATTCAAACTCGGCAGAGGCGGTGGCCATGGGCTTGCTGAAGCAGTTTGAGGGcatgcagctcccagctgcctctgAATTGGAGTGGCTGGTCCCTGAGCATGATGCCCCACAGAAG ctgctgcccatccctgacTCTCTGCCTATCTCTCCTGACGATGGAGAGCACGCTGACATCTACAAGCTGAGGATTCGAGTGCGCGGAAACCTGGAGTGGGCCCCGCCGCGGCCGCAGATCATCTTCAATGTTCACCTGGCCCCAGC GAGAAAGGTGGCTGTGGCCAAGCAGAATTACCGGTGTGCAGGCTGTGGCATCCGGACTGACCCTG ATTACATCAAGCGGCTGCGGTACTGCGAGTACCTGGGCAAGTActtctgccagtgctgccacGAGAACGCCCAGACCGTCATCCCCAGCCGCATCCTGCGCAAGTGGGACTTCAGCAAGTACTACGTGAGCAACTTCTCCAAAGACCTGCTGAGCAAGATCTGGAGTGACCCACTCTTCAACGTGCAAGCTATCAACCCTGCCCTGTACCAGAAAGTGAAGGCTCTCAACCAAGTGAGG ctgctgcgAATCCAGCTTTTCCACATGAAGAACATGTTCAAGACCTGCCGGCTGGCTAAAGA CCTCCTGGACTCCTTTGACACAGTGCCTGGCCACTTGACAGAGGATTTGCACCTCTACTCGCTGAGTGACTTCAGTGCCATCAAGAAAGGGGACCTGATGCCTCGCCTGACAGAGCTCCTGAAGGCAGGCAGCCTGCACATTGACAAGTGCATG ctgtgCCAAGCCAAAGGCTTCATCTGTGAGTTCTGCCAGAATGAGGACGACATCATCTTTCCCTTTGAGCTCAACAAATGCAAGACGTGTGAAG AGTGCAAGGCCTGCTACCACAAGTCGTGCTTCAAGAGCAGCCGCTGTCCGCGGTGCGAGCGGCTCCAGGCGCGCAGGGAGCGGCTGGACAGGCAGTGCACGGAGCCCGACAGCTCGGACTGCgagggggagctgcagctgccagagccagggcCAGCCACGTGA
- the RUBCN gene encoding run domain Beclin-1-interacting and cysteine-rich domain-containing protein isoform X6 — MDIGPHAGHAESRKEHWKLLGNLKTTVEGLVSISNPNVWSKYGGLERLCRDMHSILYHGLIHDKVCCRQKDYWHFVKDIRWLSPGSAHHLEKFISLQESGQRDPEGPGDQAIAQLWLQHSLQCHCLSAQLRPLLGNRQYIRKFYTDTAFLLSDAHVTAMLQCLEAVEQNNPRLLAQIDTSMLAGTSLPSLCASEPSAGTRDMCEHSAEGHQSRLPGALGCLDHVTESLLTRKSNNPSPVTKSQSLTALAASPCAPAAPCTQQRCFGSFSSLQHPASSGLSDRRPVSSCGSSNSSQPQERCPSTRSSSFSEGRSPLEQPSSATRFHVPSHKDPLSPASEMSSSTTSQSEDTWTGSQDDPQSDVNDGPEYLAIGNLGRRGRACSSSSTSSTKSSSSSKLFSSSSSQKLDSVSSLGEQGASGGGSRGLSLLRRSSFSEGQSSAPQGILKKSHVRSHSDTNVTSGKLHGGLRDITIIIEDPVAESHGDPSGGRGPVCASTQSSELSTPSSLYMEYDSGQYLSSGEGMFRRPSEGQSLISYLSEQDFGSCADLEKENAHFSISESLIAAIELMKCNMMSRQLEEEEEDSDKEIQELKQKIRIRRQQIRTRHLFPACQELGSDSLMATDSGSQFSSHGSMRLSDSGSAEDVEEYEIRDADIKRNPDSSRKSFLSSDSISHSFLNSNSAEAVAMGLLKQFEGMQLPAASELEWLVPEHDAPQKLLPIPDSLPISPDDGEHADIYKLRIRVRGNLEWAPPRPQIIFNVHLAPARKVAVAKQNYRCAGCGIRTDPDYIKRLRYCEYLGKYFCQCCHENAQTVIPSRILRKWDFSKYYVSNFSKDLLSKIWSDPLFNVQAINPALYQKVKALNQVRLLRIQLFHMKNMFKTCRLAKDLLDSFDTVPGHLTEDLHLYSLSDFSAIKKGDLMPRLTELLKAGSLHIDKCMLCQAKGFICEFCQNEDDIIFPFELNKCKTCEECKACYHKSCFKSSRCPRCERLQARRERLDRQCTEPDSSDCEGELQLPEPGPAT, encoded by the exons GAAAGAGCACTGGAAGCTCCTTGGCAACTTGAAGACCACAGTGGAAGGTTTGGTTTCCATCAGCAACCCAAATGTCTGGTCCAAGTATGGTGGCTTGGAACGGCTCTGCAGAGACATGCACAGCATCCTCTACCATGGACTCATCCATGACAAG GTGTGCTGCAGACAGAAGGATTACTGGCACTTTGTGAAGGACATTCGCTGGCTGAGCCCGGGCTCTGCTCATCACCTGGAGAAG TTCATCAGCCTGCAGGAGAGTGGCCAGCGTGACCCCGAGGGCCCAGGGGACCAAGCCattgcccagctgtggctgcagcacagcctgcagtgccACTGCCTGTCAGCTCAGCTCAGGCCGCTCCTGGGGAACCGGCAGTACATTAGGAAGTTCTACACAG ATACTGCCTTCCTGCTCAGTGACGCCCACGTCACGGCcatgctgcagtgcctggaggcTGTTGAGCAGAACAACCCCAGGCTACTGGCTCAGATTGACACCTCCATG TTGGCCGGCACGtcactgccatccctgtgcGCGTCAGAGCCTTCTGCTGGGACAAGGGACATGTGTGAGCACAGTGCTGAGGGACACCAGAGCCGTCTGCCGGGAGCACTGGGCTGCCTGGATCATGTCACTGAGAGCCTG CTTACCAGGAAAAGTAACAATCCATCTCCAGTGACCAAGAGTCAGAGCCTGACTGCCCTCGCTGCATCCCCGtgtgcccctgctgccccctgcACTCAGCAGCGCTGCTTTGGGTCCTTCTCCAGCCTCCAGCATCCAGCCTCCTCTGGCCTCTCAG ACAGGAGACCAGTGAGTTCCTGTGGCAGCTCCAactccagccagccccaggagcGCTGCCCATCCACCCGCTCCTCCTCCTTCAGCGAGGGCAGGTCccctctggagcagcccagctctgccacccgCTTCCACGTCCCCTCACACAAAGACCCTCTCTCTCCAGCCAGCGAGATGAgctccagcaccaccagccAGAGTGAGGATACTTGGACAGGGAGTCAGGATGATCCACAGAGTGACGTCAATGACGGGCCAGAGTACCTGGCCATTGGGAACCTgggccgccggggccgggcgtgcagcagcagcagcaccagcagcaccaagagcagcagcagctctaaactcttctcctccagcagctcccagaagcTGGACTCAGTCTCGTccctgggggagcagggggcaagcggaggtggcagcaggggcCTGAGCCTCTTGCGCCGGTCCAGCTTCTCAGAGGGACAGTCCTCAGCTCCACAGGGCATCCTCAAGAAGAGCCACGTGCGCTCACACTCTGACACCAACGTGACTTCTGGGAAGTTGCACG GAGGCCTCAGGGATATCACCATTATAATAGAAGATCCAGTGGCAG AGTCCCACGGTGATCCCAGTGGAGGGAGAGGGCCGGTCTGTGCTTCCACGCAGAGCAGTGAACTGAGCACACCCAGCTCCCTCTACATGGAGTATG ACTCTGGGCAGTACCTGAGCTCGGGGGAAGGGATGTTCAGGAGACCTTCTGAAGGGCAGTCCCTCATCAGCTACCTCTCTGAGCAGGACTTTGGCAGCTGTGCAGACCTGGAGAAG GAGAACGCCCACTTCAGCATCTCAGAGTCCCTGATCGCTGCCATTGAGCTGATGAAATGCAACATGATGAGccggcagctggaggaggaggaggaagacagTGACAAGGAGATCCAGGAGCTTAAACAAAAGATTCGCATTCGGCGCCAGCAGATCCGCACCAGGCACCTGTtccctgcctgccaggagctgggctcagaCA GTCTCATGGCAACAGACAGTGGGTCCCAGTTCAGCTCCCACGGCTCCATGCGCCTCTCTGACTCTGGCTCTGCCGAGGATGTGGAAGAGTATGAGATCCGAG ATGCAGACATCAAGAGGAACCCAGACTCCAGCAGGAAGTCCTTTCTCTCCTCGGACTCCAT ATCCCACTCCTTCCTCAATTCAAACTCGGCAGAGGCGGTGGCCATGGGCTTGCTGAAGCAGTTTGAGGGcatgcagctcccagctgcctctgAATTGGAGTGGCTGGTCCCTGAGCATGATGCCCCACAGAAG ctgctgcccatccctgacTCTCTGCCTATCTCTCCTGACGATGGAGAGCACGCTGACATCTACAAGCTGAGGATTCGAGTGCGCGGAAACCTGGAGTGGGCCCCGCCGCGGCCGCAGATCATCTTCAATGTTCACCTGGCCCCAGC GAGAAAGGTGGCTGTGGCCAAGCAGAATTACCGGTGTGCAGGCTGTGGCATCCGGACTGACCCTG ATTACATCAAGCGGCTGCGGTACTGCGAGTACCTGGGCAAGTActtctgccagtgctgccacGAGAACGCCCAGACCGTCATCCCCAGCCGCATCCTGCGCAAGTGGGACTTCAGCAAGTACTACGTGAGCAACTTCTCCAAAGACCTGCTGAGCAAGATCTGGAGTGACCCACTCTTCAACGTGCAAGCTATCAACCCTGCCCTGTACCAGAAAGTGAAGGCTCTCAACCAAGTGAGG ctgctgcgAATCCAGCTTTTCCACATGAAGAACATGTTCAAGACCTGCCGGCTGGCTAAAGA CCTCCTGGACTCCTTTGACACAGTGCCTGGCCACTTGACAGAGGATTTGCACCTCTACTCGCTGAGTGACTTCAGTGCCATCAAGAAAGGGGACCTGATGCCTCGCCTGACAGAGCTCCTGAAGGCAGGCAGCCTGCACATTGACAAGTGCATG ctgtgCCAAGCCAAAGGCTTCATCTGTGAGTTCTGCCAGAATGAGGACGACATCATCTTTCCCTTTGAGCTCAACAAATGCAAGACGTGTGAAG AGTGCAAGGCCTGCTACCACAAGTCGTGCTTCAAGAGCAGCCGCTGTCCGCGGTGCGAGCGGCTCCAGGCGCGCAGGGAGCGGCTGGACAGGCAGTGCACGGAGCCCGACAGCTCGGACTGCgagggggagctgcagctgccagagccagggcCAGCCACGTGA
- the RUBCN gene encoding run domain Beclin-1-interacting and cysteine-rich domain-containing protein isoform X5: MDIGPHAGHAESRKEHWKLLGNLKTTVEGLVSISNPNVWSKYGGLERLCRDMHSILYHGLIHDKVCCRQKDYWHFVKDIRWLSPGSAHHLEKFISLQESGQRDPEGPGDQAIAQLWLQHSLQCHCLSAQLRPLLGNRQYIRKFYTDTAFLLSDAHVTAMLQCLEAVEQNNPRLLAQIDTSMLAGTSLPSLCASEPSAGTRDMCEHSAEGHQSRLPGALGCLDHVTESLLTRKSNNPSPVTKSQSLTALAASPCAPAAPCTQQRCFGSFSSLQHPASSGLSGIKDRRPVSSCGSSNSSQPQERCPSTRSSSFSEGRSPLEQPSSATRFHVPSHKDPLSPASEMSSSTTSQSEDTWTGSQDDPQSDVNDGPEYLAIGNLGRRGRACSSSSTSSTKSSSSSKLFSSSSSQKLDSVSSLGEQGASGGGSRGLSLLRRSSFSEGQSSAPQGILKKSHVRSHSDTNVTSGKLHGGLRDITIIIEDPVAESHGDPSGGRGPVCASTQSSELSTPSSLYMEYDSGQYLSSGEGMFRRPSEGQSLISYLSEQDFGSCADLEKENAHFSISESLIAAIELMKCNMMSRQLEEEEEDSDKEIQELKQKIRIRRQQIRTRHLFPACQELGSDSLMATDSGSQFSSHGSMRLSDSGSAEDVEEYEIRDADIKRNPDSSRKSFLSSDSISHSFLNSNSAEAVAMGLLKQFEGMQLPAASELEWLVPEHDAPQKLLPIPDSLPISPDDGEHADIYKLRIRVRGNLEWAPPRPQIIFNVHLAPARKVAVAKQNYRCAGCGIRTDPDYIKRLRYCEYLGKYFCQCCHENAQTVIPSRILRKWDFSKYYVSNFSKDLLSKIWSDPLFNVQAINPALYQKVKALNQVRLLRIQLFHMKNMFKTCRLAKDLLDSFDTVPGHLTEDLHLYSLSDFSAIKKGDLMPRLTELLKAGSLHIDKCMLCQAKGFICEFCQNEDDIIFPFELNKCKTCEECKACYHKSCFKSSRCPRCERLQARRERLDRQCTEPDSSDCEGELQLPEPGPAT, encoded by the exons GAAAGAGCACTGGAAGCTCCTTGGCAACTTGAAGACCACAGTGGAAGGTTTGGTTTCCATCAGCAACCCAAATGTCTGGTCCAAGTATGGTGGCTTGGAACGGCTCTGCAGAGACATGCACAGCATCCTCTACCATGGACTCATCCATGACAAG GTGTGCTGCAGACAGAAGGATTACTGGCACTTTGTGAAGGACATTCGCTGGCTGAGCCCGGGCTCTGCTCATCACCTGGAGAAG TTCATCAGCCTGCAGGAGAGTGGCCAGCGTGACCCCGAGGGCCCAGGGGACCAAGCCattgcccagctgtggctgcagcacagcctgcagtgccACTGCCTGTCAGCTCAGCTCAGGCCGCTCCTGGGGAACCGGCAGTACATTAGGAAGTTCTACACAG ATACTGCCTTCCTGCTCAGTGACGCCCACGTCACGGCcatgctgcagtgcctggaggcTGTTGAGCAGAACAACCCCAGGCTACTGGCTCAGATTGACACCTCCATG TTGGCCGGCACGtcactgccatccctgtgcGCGTCAGAGCCTTCTGCTGGGACAAGGGACATGTGTGAGCACAGTGCTGAGGGACACCAGAGCCGTCTGCCGGGAGCACTGGGCTGCCTGGATCATGTCACTGAGAGCCTG CTTACCAGGAAAAGTAACAATCCATCTCCAGTGACCAAGAGTCAGAGCCTGACTGCCCTCGCTGCATCCCCGtgtgcccctgctgccccctgcACTCAGCAGCGCTGCTTTGGGTCCTTCTCCAGCCTCCAGCATCCAGCCTCCTCTGGCCTCTCAGGTATCAAGG ACAGGAGACCAGTGAGTTCCTGTGGCAGCTCCAactccagccagccccaggagcGCTGCCCATCCACCCGCTCCTCCTCCTTCAGCGAGGGCAGGTCccctctggagcagcccagctctgccacccgCTTCCACGTCCCCTCACACAAAGACCCTCTCTCTCCAGCCAGCGAGATGAgctccagcaccaccagccAGAGTGAGGATACTTGGACAGGGAGTCAGGATGATCCACAGAGTGACGTCAATGACGGGCCAGAGTACCTGGCCATTGGGAACCTgggccgccggggccgggcgtgcagcagcagcagcaccagcagcaccaagagcagcagcagctctaaactcttctcctccagcagctcccagaagcTGGACTCAGTCTCGTccctgggggagcagggggcaagcggaggtggcagcaggggcCTGAGCCTCTTGCGCCGGTCCAGCTTCTCAGAGGGACAGTCCTCAGCTCCACAGGGCATCCTCAAGAAGAGCCACGTGCGCTCACACTCTGACACCAACGTGACTTCTGGGAAGTTGCACG GAGGCCTCAGGGATATCACCATTATAATAGAAGATCCAGTGGCAG AGTCCCACGGTGATCCCAGTGGAGGGAGAGGGCCGGTCTGTGCTTCCACGCAGAGCAGTGAACTGAGCACACCCAGCTCCCTCTACATGGAGTATG ACTCTGGGCAGTACCTGAGCTCGGGGGAAGGGATGTTCAGGAGACCTTCTGAAGGGCAGTCCCTCATCAGCTACCTCTCTGAGCAGGACTTTGGCAGCTGTGCAGACCTGGAGAAG GAGAACGCCCACTTCAGCATCTCAGAGTCCCTGATCGCTGCCATTGAGCTGATGAAATGCAACATGATGAGccggcagctggaggaggaggaggaagacagTGACAAGGAGATCCAGGAGCTTAAACAAAAGATTCGCATTCGGCGCCAGCAGATCCGCACCAGGCACCTGTtccctgcctgccaggagctgggctcagaCA GTCTCATGGCAACAGACAGTGGGTCCCAGTTCAGCTCCCACGGCTCCATGCGCCTCTCTGACTCTGGCTCTGCCGAGGATGTGGAAGAGTATGAGATCCGAG ATGCAGACATCAAGAGGAACCCAGACTCCAGCAGGAAGTCCTTTCTCTCCTCGGACTCCAT ATCCCACTCCTTCCTCAATTCAAACTCGGCAGAGGCGGTGGCCATGGGCTTGCTGAAGCAGTTTGAGGGcatgcagctcccagctgcctctgAATTGGAGTGGCTGGTCCCTGAGCATGATGCCCCACAGAAG ctgctgcccatccctgacTCTCTGCCTATCTCTCCTGACGATGGAGAGCACGCTGACATCTACAAGCTGAGGATTCGAGTGCGCGGAAACCTGGAGTGGGCCCCGCCGCGGCCGCAGATCATCTTCAATGTTCACCTGGCCCCAGC GAGAAAGGTGGCTGTGGCCAAGCAGAATTACCGGTGTGCAGGCTGTGGCATCCGGACTGACCCTG ATTACATCAAGCGGCTGCGGTACTGCGAGTACCTGGGCAAGTActtctgccagtgctgccacGAGAACGCCCAGACCGTCATCCCCAGCCGCATCCTGCGCAAGTGGGACTTCAGCAAGTACTACGTGAGCAACTTCTCCAAAGACCTGCTGAGCAAGATCTGGAGTGACCCACTCTTCAACGTGCAAGCTATCAACCCTGCCCTGTACCAGAAAGTGAAGGCTCTCAACCAAGTGAGG ctgctgcgAATCCAGCTTTTCCACATGAAGAACATGTTCAAGACCTGCCGGCTGGCTAAAGA CCTCCTGGACTCCTTTGACACAGTGCCTGGCCACTTGACAGAGGATTTGCACCTCTACTCGCTGAGTGACTTCAGTGCCATCAAGAAAGGGGACCTGATGCCTCGCCTGACAGAGCTCCTGAAGGCAGGCAGCCTGCACATTGACAAGTGCATG ctgtgCCAAGCCAAAGGCTTCATCTGTGAGTTCTGCCAGAATGAGGACGACATCATCTTTCCCTTTGAGCTCAACAAATGCAAGACGTGTGAAG AGTGCAAGGCCTGCTACCACAAGTCGTGCTTCAAGAGCAGCCGCTGTCCGCGGTGCGAGCGGCTCCAGGCGCGCAGGGAGCGGCTGGACAGGCAGTGCACGGAGCCCGACAGCTCGGACTGCgagggggagctgcagctgccagagccagggcCAGCCACGTGA